One window of the Gymnogyps californianus isolate 813 chromosome 13, ASM1813914v2, whole genome shotgun sequence genome contains the following:
- the NICN1 gene encoding nicolin-1: PAAALQLGGGAEPARPGVAVIDLRFPRGAAADVQEIVFRNFYTAFLSVRVQRPGPTGSRRWVTCLRDYCLMPCPHTEEGSQDYFSLRRHQMLCDVDQVTAVRFILRQPSPVWLHFTIEELQIFPPGQKSPQKDFPSWLSQLTPPEQPASLHGELPDPEKVSTEVQQMWVLTEVIRARQAAARIGRFDVDGCYDINLLSYT; encoded by the exons cccgccgccgcgctccaGCTGGGCGGGGGGGCCGAGCCGGCACGGCCCGGCGTCGCCGTCATCGACCTTCGCTTCccccgcggcgccgccgccgaC GTGCAGGAGATCGTCTTCAGGAACTTCTACACGGCCTTCCTGAGCGTGCGGGTGCAGCGCCCCGGCCCCACCGGCTCCCGCCGCTGGGTGACCTGCCTGCGGGACTACTGCCTGATGCCCTGCCCACACACCGAGGAGGGCTCCCAGGACTACTTCTCCCTCCGCCGCCACCAG ATGCTGTGCGACGTGGACCAGGTGACAGCGGTGCGGTTCATCCTGCGGCAGCCCTCCCCGGTCTGGCTCCACTTCACCATCGAGGAGCTGCAGATTTTCCCCCCCGGACAGAAG AGCCCCCAGAAGGATTTCCCCTCCTGGCTCTCCCAGCTGACCCCTCCggagcagccagccagcctgcaTGGG GAGCTCCCTGACCCGGAGAAGGTGTCGACAGAGGTCCAGCAAATGTGGGTGCTGACGGAGGTGATCCGGGCTCGCCAGGCAGCTGCCCGCATCGGGCGCTTCGAC GTGGACGGCTGCTACGATATCAACCTGCTTTCCTACACGTGA